The following proteins are encoded in a genomic region of Candidatus Methylomirabilis sp.:
- a CDS encoding DinB family protein — translation MADAARIQRDARGTVGYLDLVRKQGAMRIQAATAGRLRRAMAGVSQTDLARRPAPDKWSIREIICHLADVEVVNGWRYRMILAQSGSPLTAFDQDLWASEMAYRRQEPKVALETFAALRRRHLALIRKTPRSSWTRFGIHQERGRITFRDLVEWEAAHDLNHLAQVDRIRRLLSARRGSRKH, via the coding sequence ATGGCAGATGCGGCCAGGATCCAGCGGGACGCTCGGGGCACGGTGGGGTACCTCGACCTGGTCCGGAAGCAGGGCGCAATGCGCATCCAGGCGGCTACCGCGGGCCGTCTGCGGCGGGCGATGGCGGGTGTGAGCCAGACGGACCTTGCGAGGCGCCCGGCTCCCGACAAGTGGTCCATCCGGGAAATCATCTGCCACCTGGCCGACGTGGAGGTGGTGAACGGCTGGCGCTACCGCATGATCCTGGCCCAGTCGGGCTCTCCCCTGACCGCGTTCGACCAGGACCTCTGGGCGAGCGAGATGGCCTACCGCCGGCAGGAGCCGAAGGTGGCCCTCGAGACCTTCGCCGCGCTTCGCCGGCGCCACCTGGCACTGATTCGGAAGACCCCCCGCTCCTCCTGGACCCGGTTCGGCATCCACCAGGAGCGAGGGCGCATCACCTTCCGCGACCTGGTGGAGTGGGAGGCCGCCCACGACCTCAACCATCTCGCCCAGGTGGACCGGATCCGCCGTCTCCTCTCTGCTCGCCGCGGCTCGCGCAAGCACTGA
- a CDS encoding M48 family metallopeptidase, whose protein sequence is MRAVRRAVSREWRFAILLALLAALAASCATAPVTHRSQLILVSSAYEAQLGAQAFEAVGKKGKRSRDPAPIAVVERIGSRIAAASALQANWEFAVFEDDKQVNAFALPGGKVGVYTGIFPVAETEAGLAAVLAHEVGHVIARHGAERLSQGLLLQFGAAAIQIGMGANNPAVTNGVLQAYGLGATIGVLLPWGRTQESEADRIGLVLMAEAGYDPHAALSLWERMEKRDGKQRAPEFLSTHPGPGQRAENIRAWLPEALAQYRPAPEQVAQGNRPLPPLGKARAVAVPAPAAPPTPTIREARWEREGSADLRFVFALDRPVALEGAEIRGPEGILYQVFLGTRLEANQREVITLPAGAAPGGVPPPGTYTLTLTGRFPDPAGQRFTAERTYSVR, encoded by the coding sequence ATGCGTGCGGTGCGGCGAGCGGTCTCGAGAGAGTGGCGGTTTGCGATTCTCCTGGCGCTCCTCGCGGCGCTCGCAGCCTCCTGCGCCACCGCCCCCGTCACCCACCGCTCCCAGTTGATCCTGGTCTCCTCCGCCTACGAGGCCCAGCTCGGAGCCCAGGCCTTCGAGGCCGTCGGCAAGAAGGGCAAGCGCTCCCGCGATCCCGCGCCCATCGCCGTCGTCGAGCGGATCGGGAGCCGGATCGCCGCCGCCTCGGCGCTCCAGGCCAACTGGGAGTTCGCCGTCTTCGAGGACGACAAGCAGGTCAACGCCTTCGCGCTGCCCGGAGGGAAGGTCGGGGTCTACACGGGCATCTTCCCGGTCGCGGAGACGGAGGCCGGCCTGGCCGCCGTCCTGGCCCACGAGGTGGGGCACGTCATCGCCCGGCACGGGGCGGAGCGGCTGAGCCAGGGCCTGCTGCTTCAGTTCGGGGCTGCGGCGATCCAGATCGGGATGGGGGCGAACAACCCCGCGGTGACCAACGGGGTGCTCCAGGCCTACGGCCTCGGCGCCACGATCGGCGTCCTACTCCCCTGGGGCCGGACTCAGGAATCGGAAGCGGATCGCATCGGCCTCGTCCTCATGGCCGAGGCCGGCTACGATCCGCACGCCGCCCTCAGCCTGTGGGAGCGCATGGAGAAGCGGGACGGAAAGCAGCGGGCCCCGGAGTTCCTCTCGACCCACCCGGGGCCGGGCCAGCGGGCCGAGAACATCCGGGCCTGGCTCCCGGAAGCCCTCGCCCAGTACCGCCCGGCGCCGGAGCAGGTCGCGCAGGGGAACCGGCCCCTCCCTCCCCTCGGCAAGGCACGGGCGGTCGCCGTCCCGGCGCCGGCGGCCCCTCCCACCCCCACGATCCGCGAGGCACGCTGGGAACGGGAAGGGAGCGCCGACCTCCGCTTCGTCTTCGCCCTGGACCGCCCGGTCGCCCTGGAGGGGGCCGAGATCCGCGGCCCCGAGGGGATCCTCTACCAGGTCTTCCTGGGGACCCGCCTCGAGGCCAATCAGCGGGAGGTCATCACCCTCCCCGCTGGGGCCGCCCCGGGCGGTGTCCCGCCCCCCGGCACCTACACCCTTACCCTCACGGGCCGCTTCCCCGATCCCGCCGGCCAGCGGTTCACCGCCGAGCGGACCTATTCCGTGCGATGA